Within Dysgonomonas sp. HDW5A, the genomic segment CAGTAGTTTTTCATGATTAAATGCTATATTCAATTTCTTGTTTCGGTGGGGTAAAGAATTCATTGTAAATATGTTTTCTGATTTCTACAAAAGCCGATTCATTTCGATTCCTCGGATGATAGAGATGTACAGGTATAATTTTGTGAATTTTGCCGGGGCGTGGAGTCATTACGATAACGCGGTCTGCCAGGAAAATGGCTTCTTCAATATCATGGGTGACCAAAATAGTCGTTGTTTTGTCTTTCTCGTGAATTTTAAGCAACTCTTCCTGCAATGTAACTTTAGTCATTGCATCAAGAGCGCCAAAGGGTTCGTCAAGCAATAGTATTTCGGGGTGATTTATTAATGCTCTGGCGATTGCACATCGCTGAGCCATTCCGCCGGATAGCTGTTGAGGATATGCTCTCGAGAAGTTTGTTAAACCTACAAGGGTTAATAGCTCATCTATTTTTTTTGAATTTTTTTCATGCTTATTTTTACGCCCGAAACTTATATTCTCTTCAACAGTCAGCCAGGGAAAAAGGCGTGATTCTTGGAAAACAAAACCGCGGTCACGTCCGGGTGCGTGAATATCTGATCCATTAATTTGTGCTTTACCAACATAATCCTGTATAAATCCTGAAACAATTCTTAAAAAGGTCGAT encodes:
- a CDS encoding ABC transporter ATP-binding protein translates to MNEQYLANPKEKQSVKLSIKSLSKTYQVKGVEISVLSDINLEIYEGEFVAIVGGSGCGKSTFLRIVSGFIQDYVGKAQINGSDIHAPGRDRGFVFQESRLFPWLTVEENISFGRKNKHEKNSKKIDELLTLVGLTNFSRAYPQQLSGGMAQRCAIARALINHPEILLLDEPFGALDAMTKVTLQEELLKIHEKDKTTTILVTHDIEEAIFLADRVIVMTPRPGKIHKIIPVHLYHPRNRNESAFVEIRKHIYNEFFTPPKQEIEYSI